A single Ptiloglossa arizonensis isolate GNS036 chromosome 2, iyPtiAriz1_principal, whole genome shotgun sequence DNA region contains:
- the Myo61f gene encoding unconventional myosin 61F isoform X3, whose protein sequence is MERGLHERDRVGVQDFVLLEDFQSEIAFIDNLRKRFKENLIYTYIGQVLVSVNPYKKLPIYNQETIQYYHGRNFFEAAPHIFALAGTAYQSLLKENLDQCILISGESGSGKTEASKKVLEFIAAATGHKKQVEKVNDKLIGSNPVLEAFGNAKTNRNDNSSRFGKYMDIQFNFQGDPIGGNILNYLLEKSRVVHQFSGERNFHIFYQLLAGATDDTLRKLFLKTNLDTYYYLSNGTKGTVETIDDASQYREVIKAMETMEMTQQEQNDLFAIVASVLHMGNVGFTEEDGVAKILKPASVDAVATLLGCDVKQLAEAFTHRTIDAHGDVVVSPLNRELAIYARDALAKAVYDRLFTWLVTRLNKSLQPVRNPPHKMVIGILDIYGFEIFQKNSFEQFCINYCNEKLQQLFIQLTLKSEQEEYLREGITWENVPYFNNKVICDLIEEKYKGIISLMDEECLRPGDPTDLSFLEKLNVNLNNHPHYISHMKADLQTQKIMGRDEFRLVHYAGDVTYNVRGFLEKNNDLLFRDLREVMSHTTNSITKTVFDVKDLTSKKRPDTAITQFKNSLNNLVEILMGKEPSYIRCIKPNDYKMSNQFNDKIVLHQVKYLGLMENLRVRRAGFAYRRPYEQFLQRYKSLCPQTWPNYHGPAKDGVQILACYLGFERDEYRMGNTKLFIRFPKTLFDTEDAFQVKKHEIAAIIQCMWKCILERRRYLKKRKAAIVFQKYIRRWLAKREAKRRQKAVITIRRFIEGFITRNGPPTAINMAFIELAKSQWLIKLSKSLPRGILNNSWPPCPYSCREASEHLRIMHKKWKARNYRLLLSKEDKEQFELKILAESLFKGKKKSYAKSVGPRFQNNRLGAKHKALRESFVNNILPRDEIIKYATPVIKYDRHGYKPRERVLILTENAVYILDTLKTFKLKHRLPYKSIEELVVTGESDNLLIVRIPPELKKDKGDLILEVPCIIEALTKAIDIANNPNILKIVHTESVSHKLVSGKEGVIEFKTGATPAISKNRQSGHLLVVASP, encoded by the exons ATGGAACGTGGTCTGCACGAGCGCGACCGCGTCGGTGTCCAGGATTTCGTTCTCCTCGAGGACTTCCAGAGCGAGATTGCCTTCATCGATAATCTACGAAAGCGATTCAAAGAAAACCTCATTTAC ACGTATATCGGCCAGGTACTCGTATCCGTGAATCCTTACAAAAAATTACCGATCTACAACCAAGAGACCATCCAGTACTATCATGGAAGGAACTTCTTCGAGGCTGCACCGCACAT ATTTGCACTCGCTGGCACCGCGTACCAGTCTCTCTTGAAGGAAAATTTGGATCAGTGTATCCTCATCTCAG GCGAATCCGGTTCAGGGAAGACCGAAGCTTCGAAGAAGGTCCTAGAATTTATCGCAGCTGCTACTGGTCACAAGAAACAAGTGGAGAAAGTAAATGATAAATTGATCGGTAGCAATCCCGTGCTCGAAGCTTTCGGAAACGCGAAAACTAATCGCAATGATAACTCGTCCCGTTTCGGCAAGTACATGGATATCCAATTTAATTTCCAG GGAGATCCAATCGGTGGGAACATCTTGAATTACCTGCTCGAAAAATCGCGAGTGGTGCATCAATTTTCGGGTGAGCGAAATTTCCACATTTTCTATCAGCTGCTGGCTGGGGCGACCGACGACACTTTGCGAAAGTTGTTCCTCAAGACAAACTTGGACACGTATTATTATCTCAGTAACGGA ACAAAGGGGACGGTAGAGACTATCGACGATGCGTCTCAGTACAGAGAGGTGATAAAGGCCATGGAGACCATGGAAATGACTCAACAGGAGCagaacgatttattcgcgatagTCGCGTCGGTGTTACACATGGGGAACGTTGGTTTTACCGAGGAAGACGGTGTCGCTAAAATCTTGAAGCCAGCGTCCGTCGACGCGGTTGCTACT TTATTGGGCTGCGACGTGAAACAACTAGCGGAGGCTTTTACACACCGTACAATAGACGCTCATGGCGAcgtggtcgtttccccgttgaACAGGGAACTCGCCATTTATGCGCGCGATGCACTGGCGAAAGCCGTGTACGACAGACTGTTCACGTGGCTCGTGACCAGGTTGAATAAATCGTTGCAACCGGTTCGAAATCCACCGCACAAGATGGTTATAGGAATCCTGGACATTTACGGTTTCGAGATCTTCCAAAAGAATAG CTTCGAGCAATTCTGTATAAATTACTGCAACGAAAAGTTGCAACAGTTATTTATCCAACTGACACTGAAATCAGAGCAAGAAGAGTACTTGAGGGAGGGAATAACCTGGGAGAATGTTCCATACTTCAATAACAAAGTCATATGCGATTTAATCGAGGAAAAGTATAAAG GTATAATATCGTTGATGGATGAAGAGTGCCTCCGGCCCGGTGATCCGACAGATTTGAGCTTTCTGGAAAAGTTAAATGTAAATTTGAACAATCATCCTCACTATATAAGCCACATGAAGGCGGATTTACAAACGCAGAAAATCATGGGACGCGAT GAATTCAGATTGGTACATTACGCTGGCgatgtaacgtacaatgttcgcGGATTTCTAGAAAAAAATAACGACTTATTGTTCAGGGATTTACGCGAAGTAATGTCGCATACAACGAATTCAATCACCAAG ACCGTGTTCGATGTAAAAGATTTGACCAGTAAGAAGCGACCGGATACCGCTATCACGCAATTTAAAAATAGTTTGAACAATCTTGTAGAAATCCTTATGGGTAAAGAACCTTCTTACATTCGTTGCATCAAGCCCAACGACTATAAGATGTCCA ATCAATTTAACGATAAGATTGTTTTGCATCAAGTGAAGTATCTTGGTCTCATGGAGAATCTACGAGTAAGGCGAGCTGGTTTTGCCTACAGAAGACCATACGAACAATTCTTACAACGTTATAAATCTCTGTGTCCACAAACTTGGCCCAATTACCACGGCCCAGCTAAAGATGGTGTACAAATTCTTGCATGTTACCTTGGATTCGAACGCGATGAGTACAGGATGGGCAA CACAAAACTGTTCATTCGATTTCCTAAGACATTATTCGACACAGAAGATGCCTTCCAAGTCAAAAAACACGAGATAGCAGCCATTATCCAGTGTATGTGGAAATGTATATTAGAAAGACGAAGGTACTTGAAGAAGAGAAAAGCGGCAatcgttttccaaaaatacATTAGGAGATGGCTTGCAAAACGTGAAGCTAAAAGGAGACAAAAAGCAGTTATTACCATTCGAAG ATTTATTGAAGGATTCATTACACGAAACGGACCGCCAACTGCAATTAACATGGCTTTTATCGAATTAGCAAAATCCCAATGGTTAATCAAGCTCTCTAAATCACTTCCTCGTGgcattttaaataattcatgGCCTCCGTGTCCATACTCTTGTCGAGAA GCTTCTGAACATTTGCGCATTATGCACAAAAAATGGAAAGCACGAAACTATAGACTACTTTTATCGAAGGAGGACAAGGAacaatttgaattaaaaattttagccGAATCTCTGTTTAAAGGCAAAAAAAAATCGTATGCAAAGAGTGTGGGACCAAGATTCCAAAATAATCGACTTGGTGCGAAGCACAAAGCGCTAAGAGAAAGTTTCGTTAACAATATTCTTCCTAGAGATgaaattataaaa tatGCGACGCCTGTGATTAAGTATGACCGACATGGTTACAAACCCCGTGAAAGGGTACTAATTTTAACAGAAAACGCAGTGTACATTTTAGACACTTTAAAAACTTTTAAGCTTAAACATCGATTGCCTTATAAATCTATTGAAGAATTGGTTGTTACCGGGGAATCTGATAATTTATTGATCGTCAGGATACCACCTGAATTAAAGAAGGACAAG ggAGATTTAATATTGGAAGTACCTTGTATAATAGAGGCATTAACAAAAGCAATTGATATCGCTAACAATccaaatattcttaaaattgtTCATACCGAGTC GGTCTCACATAAACTAGTCAGTGGAAAGGAAGGTGTAATAGAGTTCAAAACTGGTGCAACACCAGCCATTAGTAAAAACAGACAAAGCGGACATTTACTAGtg GTGGCTTCTCCATAA
- the Myo61f gene encoding unconventional myosin 61F isoform X2, translated as MNEKRVVSNTKGGVRGSGKTPELHRTGNEVRKNMERGLHERDRVGVQDFVLLEDFQSEIAFIDNLRKRFKENLIYTYIGQVLVSVNPYKKLPIYNQETIQYYHGRNFFEAAPHIFALAGTAYQSLLKENLDQCILISGESGSGKTEASKKVLEFIAAATGHKKQVEKVNDKLIGSNPVLEAFGNAKTNRNDNSSRFGKYMDIQFNFQGDPIGGNILNYLLEKSRVVHQFSGERNFHIFYQLLAGATDDTLRKLFLKTNLDTYYYLSNGTKGTVETIDDASQYREVIKAMETMEMTQQEQNDLFAIVASVLHMGNVGFTEEDGVAKILKPASVDAVATLLGCDVKQLAEAFTHRTIDAHGDVVVSPLNRELAIYARDALAKAVYDRLFTWLVTRLNKSLQPVRNPPHKMVIGILDIYGFEIFQKNSFEQFCINYCNEKLQQLFIQLTLKSEQEEYLREGITWENVPYFNNKVICDLIEEKYKGIISLMDEECLRPGDPTDLSFLEKLNVNLNNHPHYISHMKADLQTQKIMGRDEFRLVHYAGDVTYNVRGFLEKNNDLLFRDLREVMSHTTNSITKTVFDVKDLTSKKRPDTAITQFKNSLNNLVEILMGKEPSYIRCIKPNDYKMSNQFNDKIVLHQVKYLGLMENLRVRRAGFAYRRPYEQFLQRYKSLCPQTWPNYHGPAKDGVQILACYLGFERDEYRMGNTKLFIRFPKTLFDTEDAFQVKKHEIAAIIQCMWKCILERRRYLKKRKAAIVFQKYIRRWLAKREAKRRQKAVITIRRFIEGFITRNGPPTAINMAFIELAKSQWLIKLSKSLPRGILNNSWPPCPYSCREASEHLRIMHKKWKARNYRLLLSKEDKEQFELKILAESLFKGKKKSYAKSVGPRFQNNRLGAKHKALRESFVNNILPRDEIIKYATPVIKYDRHGYKPRERVLILTENAVYILDTLKTFKLKHRLPYKSIEELVVTGESDNLLIVRIPPELKKDKGDLILEVPCIIEALTKAIDIANNPNILKIVHTESVSHKLVSGKEGVIEFKTGATPAISKNRQSGHLLVVASP; from the exons CGAGAAACGTGTGGTTTCAAACACCAAAGGTGGTGTAAGAGGTTCCGGTAAAACACCGGAACTCCACAGGACCGGCAACGAGGTACGCAAGAACATGGAACGTGGTCTGCACGAGCGCGACCGCGTCGGTGTCCAGGATTTCGTTCTCCTCGAGGACTTCCAGAGCGAGATTGCCTTCATCGATAATCTACGAAAGCGATTCAAAGAAAACCTCATTTAC ACGTATATCGGCCAGGTACTCGTATCCGTGAATCCTTACAAAAAATTACCGATCTACAACCAAGAGACCATCCAGTACTATCATGGAAGGAACTTCTTCGAGGCTGCACCGCACAT ATTTGCACTCGCTGGCACCGCGTACCAGTCTCTCTTGAAGGAAAATTTGGATCAGTGTATCCTCATCTCAG GCGAATCCGGTTCAGGGAAGACCGAAGCTTCGAAGAAGGTCCTAGAATTTATCGCAGCTGCTACTGGTCACAAGAAACAAGTGGAGAAAGTAAATGATAAATTGATCGGTAGCAATCCCGTGCTCGAAGCTTTCGGAAACGCGAAAACTAATCGCAATGATAACTCGTCCCGTTTCGGCAAGTACATGGATATCCAATTTAATTTCCAG GGAGATCCAATCGGTGGGAACATCTTGAATTACCTGCTCGAAAAATCGCGAGTGGTGCATCAATTTTCGGGTGAGCGAAATTTCCACATTTTCTATCAGCTGCTGGCTGGGGCGACCGACGACACTTTGCGAAAGTTGTTCCTCAAGACAAACTTGGACACGTATTATTATCTCAGTAACGGA ACAAAGGGGACGGTAGAGACTATCGACGATGCGTCTCAGTACAGAGAGGTGATAAAGGCCATGGAGACCATGGAAATGACTCAACAGGAGCagaacgatttattcgcgatagTCGCGTCGGTGTTACACATGGGGAACGTTGGTTTTACCGAGGAAGACGGTGTCGCTAAAATCTTGAAGCCAGCGTCCGTCGACGCGGTTGCTACT TTATTGGGCTGCGACGTGAAACAACTAGCGGAGGCTTTTACACACCGTACAATAGACGCTCATGGCGAcgtggtcgtttccccgttgaACAGGGAACTCGCCATTTATGCGCGCGATGCACTGGCGAAAGCCGTGTACGACAGACTGTTCACGTGGCTCGTGACCAGGTTGAATAAATCGTTGCAACCGGTTCGAAATCCACCGCACAAGATGGTTATAGGAATCCTGGACATTTACGGTTTCGAGATCTTCCAAAAGAATAG CTTCGAGCAATTCTGTATAAATTACTGCAACGAAAAGTTGCAACAGTTATTTATCCAACTGACACTGAAATCAGAGCAAGAAGAGTACTTGAGGGAGGGAATAACCTGGGAGAATGTTCCATACTTCAATAACAAAGTCATATGCGATTTAATCGAGGAAAAGTATAAAG GTATAATATCGTTGATGGATGAAGAGTGCCTCCGGCCCGGTGATCCGACAGATTTGAGCTTTCTGGAAAAGTTAAATGTAAATTTGAACAATCATCCTCACTATATAAGCCACATGAAGGCGGATTTACAAACGCAGAAAATCATGGGACGCGAT GAATTCAGATTGGTACATTACGCTGGCgatgtaacgtacaatgttcgcGGATTTCTAGAAAAAAATAACGACTTATTGTTCAGGGATTTACGCGAAGTAATGTCGCATACAACGAATTCAATCACCAAG ACCGTGTTCGATGTAAAAGATTTGACCAGTAAGAAGCGACCGGATACCGCTATCACGCAATTTAAAAATAGTTTGAACAATCTTGTAGAAATCCTTATGGGTAAAGAACCTTCTTACATTCGTTGCATCAAGCCCAACGACTATAAGATGTCCA ATCAATTTAACGATAAGATTGTTTTGCATCAAGTGAAGTATCTTGGTCTCATGGAGAATCTACGAGTAAGGCGAGCTGGTTTTGCCTACAGAAGACCATACGAACAATTCTTACAACGTTATAAATCTCTGTGTCCACAAACTTGGCCCAATTACCACGGCCCAGCTAAAGATGGTGTACAAATTCTTGCATGTTACCTTGGATTCGAACGCGATGAGTACAGGATGGGCAA CACAAAACTGTTCATTCGATTTCCTAAGACATTATTCGACACAGAAGATGCCTTCCAAGTCAAAAAACACGAGATAGCAGCCATTATCCAGTGTATGTGGAAATGTATATTAGAAAGACGAAGGTACTTGAAGAAGAGAAAAGCGGCAatcgttttccaaaaatacATTAGGAGATGGCTTGCAAAACGTGAAGCTAAAAGGAGACAAAAAGCAGTTATTACCATTCGAAG ATTTATTGAAGGATTCATTACACGAAACGGACCGCCAACTGCAATTAACATGGCTTTTATCGAATTAGCAAAATCCCAATGGTTAATCAAGCTCTCTAAATCACTTCCTCGTGgcattttaaataattcatgGCCTCCGTGTCCATACTCTTGTCGAGAA GCTTCTGAACATTTGCGCATTATGCACAAAAAATGGAAAGCACGAAACTATAGACTACTTTTATCGAAGGAGGACAAGGAacaatttgaattaaaaattttagccGAATCTCTGTTTAAAGGCAAAAAAAAATCGTATGCAAAGAGTGTGGGACCAAGATTCCAAAATAATCGACTTGGTGCGAAGCACAAAGCGCTAAGAGAAAGTTTCGTTAACAATATTCTTCCTAGAGATgaaattataaaa tatGCGACGCCTGTGATTAAGTATGACCGACATGGTTACAAACCCCGTGAAAGGGTACTAATTTTAACAGAAAACGCAGTGTACATTTTAGACACTTTAAAAACTTTTAAGCTTAAACATCGATTGCCTTATAAATCTATTGAAGAATTGGTTGTTACCGGGGAATCTGATAATTTATTGATCGTCAGGATACCACCTGAATTAAAGAAGGACAAG ggAGATTTAATATTGGAAGTACCTTGTATAATAGAGGCATTAACAAAAGCAATTGATATCGCTAACAATccaaatattcttaaaattgtTCATACCGAGTC GGTCTCACATAAACTAGTCAGTGGAAAGGAAGGTGTAATAGAGTTCAAAACTGGTGCAACACCAGCCATTAGTAAAAACAGACAAAGCGGACATTTACTAGtg GTGGCTTCTCCATAA
- the LOC143143333 gene encoding peroxisomal membrane protein 2: MALSKPSNLFLQLISTYFEHLYISPVKTKAITSCIIASLGNLLSQKISGAQRINSDSLLAYALFGFFFGGSVPHYFYMYIHPFVKGPIQFLMVERFLYTPCVQALTLYMLTIFEGNTHNDACKKTKNLYWPILIANLKYLTLLQYINLKYVPPVFRVLVVNLINFFWFVYLSQQRSKQTKPKRRIK, encoded by the exons ATGGCACtctcgaaaccatcaaacttattTCTACAGCTCATTAGTACTTATTTCGAACATCTTTATATCAGTCCAGTAAAAACTAAAGCGATCACCAG CTGCATCATTGCTAGTCTCGGTAATTTATTATCGCAAAAAATTTCTGGAGCACAACGCATTAATAGCGATAGTCTACTTGCATACGCTCTATTTGG ATTTTTCTTTGGAGGTTCTGTTCCAcattatttttatatgtatatacatcctTTTGTGAAAGGTCCTATTCagtttctgatggtcgaaagaTTTTTATATACACCATGTGTTCAAGCATTAACTTTGTACATGTTAACCATATTCGAG GGTAACACTCATAATGATGCTTGCAAAAAGACAAAAAACTTGTACTGGCCTATACTCAttgcaaatttaaaatatttaacactattacaatatataaatttaaaatatgttcCACCAGTG TTCCGTGTTCTGGTGGTAAATTTGATTAATTTCTTTTGGTTTGTATATCTTTCGCAGCAACGATCCAAACAAACAAAGcctaaaagaagaataaaatag
- the LOC143155259 gene encoding uncharacterized protein LOC143155259 codes for MAQGKLKVKSKLPASQEGKAKGKNKKKTAIQRRNNAPIQPKKKKFEDTHKLKQMITRTVNKAMEDELREKALDGKKSLTRKASTSQKK; via the exons ATGGCCCAAGGAAAGCTTAAAGTGAAGTCTAAATTACCTGCATCTCAGGAAGGGAAGGCAaagggtaaaaataaaaagaaaaccgcCATTCAACGCCGAAACA ATGCACCGATTCaacctaaaaagaaaaaatttgaggATACGCACAAGCTGAAACAAATGATTACTAGAACGGTTAATAAAGCAATGGAAGATGAACTACGAGAAAAGGCTTTGGATGGAAAAAAGTCTCTTACGAGAAAGGCTTCTACTTCGCAAAAGAAATAA
- the Myo61f gene encoding unconventional myosin 61F isoform X1: protein MRPSEKRVVSNTKGGVRGSGKTPELHRTGNEVRKNMERGLHERDRVGVQDFVLLEDFQSEIAFIDNLRKRFKENLIYTYIGQVLVSVNPYKKLPIYNQETIQYYHGRNFFEAAPHIFALAGTAYQSLLKENLDQCILISGESGSGKTEASKKVLEFIAAATGHKKQVEKVNDKLIGSNPVLEAFGNAKTNRNDNSSRFGKYMDIQFNFQGDPIGGNILNYLLEKSRVVHQFSGERNFHIFYQLLAGATDDTLRKLFLKTNLDTYYYLSNGTKGTVETIDDASQYREVIKAMETMEMTQQEQNDLFAIVASVLHMGNVGFTEEDGVAKILKPASVDAVATLLGCDVKQLAEAFTHRTIDAHGDVVVSPLNRELAIYARDALAKAVYDRLFTWLVTRLNKSLQPVRNPPHKMVIGILDIYGFEIFQKNSFEQFCINYCNEKLQQLFIQLTLKSEQEEYLREGITWENVPYFNNKVICDLIEEKYKGIISLMDEECLRPGDPTDLSFLEKLNVNLNNHPHYISHMKADLQTQKIMGRDEFRLVHYAGDVTYNVRGFLEKNNDLLFRDLREVMSHTTNSITKTVFDVKDLTSKKRPDTAITQFKNSLNNLVEILMGKEPSYIRCIKPNDYKMSNQFNDKIVLHQVKYLGLMENLRVRRAGFAYRRPYEQFLQRYKSLCPQTWPNYHGPAKDGVQILACYLGFERDEYRMGNTKLFIRFPKTLFDTEDAFQVKKHEIAAIIQCMWKCILERRRYLKKRKAAIVFQKYIRRWLAKREAKRRQKAVITIRRFIEGFITRNGPPTAINMAFIELAKSQWLIKLSKSLPRGILNNSWPPCPYSCREASEHLRIMHKKWKARNYRLLLSKEDKEQFELKILAESLFKGKKKSYAKSVGPRFQNNRLGAKHKALRESFVNNILPRDEIIKYATPVIKYDRHGYKPRERVLILTENAVYILDTLKTFKLKHRLPYKSIEELVVTGESDNLLIVRIPPELKKDKGDLILEVPCIIEALTKAIDIANNPNILKIVHTESVSHKLVSGKEGVIEFKTGATPAISKNRQSGHLLVVASP from the exons CGAGAAACGTGTGGTTTCAAACACCAAAGGTGGTGTAAGAGGTTCCGGTAAAACACCGGAACTCCACAGGACCGGCAACGAGGTACGCAAGAACATGGAACGTGGTCTGCACGAGCGCGACCGCGTCGGTGTCCAGGATTTCGTTCTCCTCGAGGACTTCCAGAGCGAGATTGCCTTCATCGATAATCTACGAAAGCGATTCAAAGAAAACCTCATTTAC ACGTATATCGGCCAGGTACTCGTATCCGTGAATCCTTACAAAAAATTACCGATCTACAACCAAGAGACCATCCAGTACTATCATGGAAGGAACTTCTTCGAGGCTGCACCGCACAT ATTTGCACTCGCTGGCACCGCGTACCAGTCTCTCTTGAAGGAAAATTTGGATCAGTGTATCCTCATCTCAG GCGAATCCGGTTCAGGGAAGACCGAAGCTTCGAAGAAGGTCCTAGAATTTATCGCAGCTGCTACTGGTCACAAGAAACAAGTGGAGAAAGTAAATGATAAATTGATCGGTAGCAATCCCGTGCTCGAAGCTTTCGGAAACGCGAAAACTAATCGCAATGATAACTCGTCCCGTTTCGGCAAGTACATGGATATCCAATTTAATTTCCAG GGAGATCCAATCGGTGGGAACATCTTGAATTACCTGCTCGAAAAATCGCGAGTGGTGCATCAATTTTCGGGTGAGCGAAATTTCCACATTTTCTATCAGCTGCTGGCTGGGGCGACCGACGACACTTTGCGAAAGTTGTTCCTCAAGACAAACTTGGACACGTATTATTATCTCAGTAACGGA ACAAAGGGGACGGTAGAGACTATCGACGATGCGTCTCAGTACAGAGAGGTGATAAAGGCCATGGAGACCATGGAAATGACTCAACAGGAGCagaacgatttattcgcgatagTCGCGTCGGTGTTACACATGGGGAACGTTGGTTTTACCGAGGAAGACGGTGTCGCTAAAATCTTGAAGCCAGCGTCCGTCGACGCGGTTGCTACT TTATTGGGCTGCGACGTGAAACAACTAGCGGAGGCTTTTACACACCGTACAATAGACGCTCATGGCGAcgtggtcgtttccccgttgaACAGGGAACTCGCCATTTATGCGCGCGATGCACTGGCGAAAGCCGTGTACGACAGACTGTTCACGTGGCTCGTGACCAGGTTGAATAAATCGTTGCAACCGGTTCGAAATCCACCGCACAAGATGGTTATAGGAATCCTGGACATTTACGGTTTCGAGATCTTCCAAAAGAATAG CTTCGAGCAATTCTGTATAAATTACTGCAACGAAAAGTTGCAACAGTTATTTATCCAACTGACACTGAAATCAGAGCAAGAAGAGTACTTGAGGGAGGGAATAACCTGGGAGAATGTTCCATACTTCAATAACAAAGTCATATGCGATTTAATCGAGGAAAAGTATAAAG GTATAATATCGTTGATGGATGAAGAGTGCCTCCGGCCCGGTGATCCGACAGATTTGAGCTTTCTGGAAAAGTTAAATGTAAATTTGAACAATCATCCTCACTATATAAGCCACATGAAGGCGGATTTACAAACGCAGAAAATCATGGGACGCGAT GAATTCAGATTGGTACATTACGCTGGCgatgtaacgtacaatgttcgcGGATTTCTAGAAAAAAATAACGACTTATTGTTCAGGGATTTACGCGAAGTAATGTCGCATACAACGAATTCAATCACCAAG ACCGTGTTCGATGTAAAAGATTTGACCAGTAAGAAGCGACCGGATACCGCTATCACGCAATTTAAAAATAGTTTGAACAATCTTGTAGAAATCCTTATGGGTAAAGAACCTTCTTACATTCGTTGCATCAAGCCCAACGACTATAAGATGTCCA ATCAATTTAACGATAAGATTGTTTTGCATCAAGTGAAGTATCTTGGTCTCATGGAGAATCTACGAGTAAGGCGAGCTGGTTTTGCCTACAGAAGACCATACGAACAATTCTTACAACGTTATAAATCTCTGTGTCCACAAACTTGGCCCAATTACCACGGCCCAGCTAAAGATGGTGTACAAATTCTTGCATGTTACCTTGGATTCGAACGCGATGAGTACAGGATGGGCAA CACAAAACTGTTCATTCGATTTCCTAAGACATTATTCGACACAGAAGATGCCTTCCAAGTCAAAAAACACGAGATAGCAGCCATTATCCAGTGTATGTGGAAATGTATATTAGAAAGACGAAGGTACTTGAAGAAGAGAAAAGCGGCAatcgttttccaaaaatacATTAGGAGATGGCTTGCAAAACGTGAAGCTAAAAGGAGACAAAAAGCAGTTATTACCATTCGAAG ATTTATTGAAGGATTCATTACACGAAACGGACCGCCAACTGCAATTAACATGGCTTTTATCGAATTAGCAAAATCCCAATGGTTAATCAAGCTCTCTAAATCACTTCCTCGTGgcattttaaataattcatgGCCTCCGTGTCCATACTCTTGTCGAGAA GCTTCTGAACATTTGCGCATTATGCACAAAAAATGGAAAGCACGAAACTATAGACTACTTTTATCGAAGGAGGACAAGGAacaatttgaattaaaaattttagccGAATCTCTGTTTAAAGGCAAAAAAAAATCGTATGCAAAGAGTGTGGGACCAAGATTCCAAAATAATCGACTTGGTGCGAAGCACAAAGCGCTAAGAGAAAGTTTCGTTAACAATATTCTTCCTAGAGATgaaattataaaa tatGCGACGCCTGTGATTAAGTATGACCGACATGGTTACAAACCCCGTGAAAGGGTACTAATTTTAACAGAAAACGCAGTGTACATTTTAGACACTTTAAAAACTTTTAAGCTTAAACATCGATTGCCTTATAAATCTATTGAAGAATTGGTTGTTACCGGGGAATCTGATAATTTATTGATCGTCAGGATACCACCTGAATTAAAGAAGGACAAG ggAGATTTAATATTGGAAGTACCTTGTATAATAGAGGCATTAACAAAAGCAATTGATATCGCTAACAATccaaatattcttaaaattgtTCATACCGAGTC GGTCTCACATAAACTAGTCAGTGGAAAGGAAGGTGTAATAGAGTTCAAAACTGGTGCAACACCAGCCATTAGTAAAAACAGACAAAGCGGACATTTACTAGtg GTGGCTTCTCCATAA